The stretch of DNA cCCATGCACGCCCAGTGGCACGACCTGATCCACCGCGGGTTAACAGCGGGAGcagccgacgcggcgctcgacgccatcgccgcggcggcgattgatTTTGAGGACGTTCACGCCGTGtcggatgaggaggaggaggaggaggacgggtgGGGCGAatggggcgacgagggcaagAGCGAGGCCAAGAGCGAGGCCAAGACGGGACAGTCGGAGAAACGGTCCGGGAGCAAGACTGGCGCGGTTGTTTCCGAGACGGAGGCTCGATCCCTCgtagtcgccgccgccgccgcgggtcccgtcgccgccgctaaGGTTGCGCTCGCGCTTCCCTACCCTTCCCTTCgacccgacgccctcgccgcgctaGGGAATGTGGCAAACGCGGACCTGGACGATgacctcaccgcgctcatTCTCCGCGCCGAGATCATCCCCTCGCTTCTGTCCCCCAACTTTGCCCCCAACTTTGCGCTGTACGCCACGGTTTGCGAAGCGGTGCGACGCggagccgaggcggcgactgTCAAGACCCCTTACGCGGttgcgtccctcgcggccgcccggtgccacgcggcggctgggACGTTGGccatgtccgccgcgggtctgcACCCGGCGCTCGtgacgaacgacgcgggcgtggcGGTGCTGGAGAGGTACCTGCGCGCGCACAGCAAGAGAATGggggaggacggcggcggcggcggcgggagcgaggcggcgcgcgccaacCGTCGCGCGGTCCGCGGCAAGTGCGCGGACGGGCTCAAGGCGCTCTTGGCTGATCTGAGATGATACAAGCCGTGACATGCATTTATGTACACCGGCGATAGACACTACTAGGCGAGTTGAAACTAGGTTATGTACACTCGCGTCGACACCCGTCCCGCACCCAAACCTCATCATTTCCAGCGGCCGTGCATCGGCGCCGAAGGTGTCCAACCTCCCACCCGGATCGTTTTAACCTTGCGGTGCATCCACAGGGATATCAAGAAGATAGCGATGAAGATTGTCGGCATCATGATGTTGAGCAGCAGCGTCATCGCATCCACGGGATAGCGGATCCCCTCGGTCAGGCATCCCTCGACGATTTCGTACTCGCCAGCTGCGGTTTTGGTAAAGCTTTTCTCCGTGAGCCAGACGGATCCCGAGCCGCCCTTCTTGCTGTCGCAGTACCTGGGAAACAgaccgatggcggcggctgacAACATGAAATAGAACAAGATGTAACCCACAAAGTACAGGAAGTAACCGAAGATGATGATCCACTTGAAGTAGGAGTACCACTTCTTGAAGAACTTTTCATCCTCCCTTGCGTCCGAAGCGCACATGGAGACGTACGAGCCGAGAGCGATGGTGAGCGACAGGGACATGATGGTGGTTGCCCACATGCCACGCTCGAGGATGGTGCCCGAAGGCGAAAATATGTTGTGCTTTCCCTTCGGCGCGGATGGGAACGCCTTCGCCACCTCCCCCGGGAGTTCCACCTGGAGCTTGTAGTACCTCACGTCGatctccgcgagggcgccgtacTCGAAGGCTGCCAAGAATGAGATGGAGAAACCGAGCGTGAAGGTGGTGAGCATGAGAAGGTTATTCAGCAACCCCTCCACATCCTCGAACGAGGTCTTGACCTTGGTCTCCACCTTCTTCACCACCTGAGGCCCCGTGGGAGGCGTATGGCCCCGGTTGGCACCCGCTTGAGCAGCGGGAGCTGgtgccgcgggagccgcgggagTAGGTCCCGACATTTTGTTGTGAAATGTGTTGACCCCCCTGAAATCTTCGTCAGCC from Micromonas commoda chromosome 3, complete sequence encodes:
- a CDS encoding predicted protein → MSGPTPAAPAAPAPAAQAGANRGHTPPTGPQVVKKVETKVKTSFEDVEGLLNNLLMLTTFTLGFSISFLAAFEYGALAEIDVRYYKLQVELPGEVAKAFPSAPKGKHNIFSPSGTILERGMWATTIMSLSLTIALGSYVSMCASDAREDEKFFKKWYSYFKWIIIFGYFLYFVGYILFYFMLSAAAIGLFPRYCDSKKGGSGSVWLTEKSFTKTAAGEYEIVEGCLTEGIRYPVDAMTLLLNIMMPTIFIAIFLISLWMHRKVKTIRVGGWTPSAPMHGRWK